In Falco rusticolus isolate bFalRus1 chromosome 11, bFalRus1.pri, whole genome shotgun sequence, the genomic window GCTGACTTGCAGAGTTAAATAGACACAGTTGTTGCATATGTCCCCTGGCAATGCTGTATGATACTTCAAATTGTTCGGAGACTAAAAAGCATGCAGTGTACAACAGAGGTTAAAGGACTTCTGATCCCAATCCTTTTGACACTCCTCAAAAAGCATTCCAAAGGTCAAACAGCCTTTGGACACAATTGGAAAATTTTGACGTGCACATGAAGCCTCTGAAGCTTCTGACTGAACTCCCAtgctaacagaaaaagaaaagataatgcACATGCATTTTCTGCTATGGATGCATAAAAAAATGACTGATGCTGTTGTCAGAGGGATTCACTAAGAaaaactttcaaattaaatgaaGCTTTGAAAACAGTTCCTATTTCCCATCACTCACAGGGCATATTCTTAAGCTCAAGTATAGTCCCATCATGCTGTTTGGCGTTATCTCACAGTGCTCTTCAACCTTTCCAACTCCTTCAACCAGTTACTAGCCACactcatgtttttttccataaagacTACATAATCAAATAAGCCCCACCAAAGTGGAACTAAAATACTTTTGTGTAGCTCATACTTTGCTCTTAATAGTTTAACAGTCTAATGAGTCTCTCTCCAGTGGCCATCCCTTTGCTTTACAAACTTATCAGGCTTTACTGCCCTCAATACTTGTAATTCCATTGTTGTTATtcttaaatacatatttacaactgcaataaagaaatgatacagcagggagcagagcactgCCTTTGATCTCTGGGCAACAAGAAGTTGCTGCAAGAGCTACTGCTATATTCACACTTCTGAAACCCGTATTTTTGTGTAGTATGGTATCCCTTTCTCAATGCCTGGCAAAACCACATGTCCAGAGATCAATGAAGACAGTTAAAAACAGGTAATGAACTGCCATGATGATTGCTGCCAGGGAAATGTCTAAACAAACAACATCTTACAAACACAGTATCACCACAAGATTATACAATACCACGTACTTGGAGTCCTCCATTTCAAGTGGCTGTATGCTACACAATATAATACATTGAGCTTGAGTTGTTGAATAAAGCTATTTTTCCtaccttctgcttttccttcatgtgTTACTACAACAAGGGGCTTGGTGAAGGTTTTCTTGTTGTGCATCATAGCCAAGATCATATCCACATTGAGAGAGGTGCAAGCTTCATCAGGAGAAATACACTGCAAGTGGAAAAGGCAGTGTGTAAGGTCGGATAGTTGCCTGTCTGCCAGGACAGCTGTACCAGCTACACAGTTGCCTCATTATCAGTTTTATCTATATTCTTtaccagaaacagaagagaaccTCCAAACAATCCCCAGGTAATCTACTCGGAAATGCAATCCGTCGCTGTGCTTCAGGATGCAACCTTTGCCTGCATTAAGGATTCTCTAACCTTTATAAAGTGTTACTATTGTATttaaatggtttttaaaaatctggtaGCCAAAACTGTAGCCACCAACATGTGTTGATCAACAATGACAAAGTatcttaaaaaagcaacaacaacattTTAAGGGGTTTGTACAtaaatgcaaaagtaaaaataaattccaaattCTTAGAACACATTCTTTAACTTACAGCCATTTCcattatttataaagcaaaatttgGCCATTCTCTTTCGTAACAATCAGACTGCAATATTATCTGATACTATGCATGTCTTTGGAAATTAAAGCTAACATTGTTTGCACTTTGGATATAGATGTGATATGGATATCAAAGATAAATCTGAACCATTTGCAtaataaaaagcagtttctatTTATCCCATATAACCACCTGATGAAATTTAAACACAAACTGTAGATTATACAGTCAAAATGCACATCATCGTAACACTTATCTATTAAAACCTTGAGCCTAGAGATAGCATGTTCATTACATCAATTCCACAGAAAACCATTTATTCTCTTCAAAGTTCAGGTGAAAATATACCTTATTTTCACCTAAATCAGAAGTTTAGACTTTCATAAATTACTGACCTTTGGCAGTCCTTGAGTATCTTTGTCTTTATTTGTACACAAAGTCAGctcacagtgaagaaagagCAGTGAGATGTTGAACATAGGTTTAAACACAAAGCTaaatctttttttgtccttttgtgCATATGGTATTGGAAAGTTCACCTTCTCAATGCTGTAGAATTTAACAGATTCATCTTTAGGACAAATGTTTTCTATAATGGTGTAGTCAGACATTCTATCTGGATTTGAAAACGGGGAAACAAAGCATGTTTGAATGGCAAAGCCCAAGGATCTGTCAGCTTTAGTCACAGACACCTGCatcaaaaagaaagagacagtAAGATctcagaaatgacatttttagttcacatttcattaacattttcaacAATTTTTTAAGCACTTTTCCAGTGCCACTTCCAATCTGATGCATTTTGAAGGCTAAATGTTAAGTGTAGACTGTCAAACAGGGAGACAGAAAATCTGTGGTTTCAAAACCAGCGGCTGTTTAATAGTATAACCGTGCACAAATACAATCCCTtatctttcagaaagcagatgaaaaacCCAGCCCGTATCAGACACGCCGTGAATGACTGTGACTGCCACCTGAGATGGCGCTGCTTCCCTCAGACACACAGACTGCAACAGAGCCATAGGGAAGTAAATTACTAATTCCCTGTCTTTGTATCTGTTTaaaactttaatgaaaaagaaaaaaggtaaaagcaaCAGCCACAACAGAGAacccacccccagccaggagaggaatgcagaggcagagaggaggTCACGGTCTGATGTGTGGGTGGCATTCCTGGACTGGGGGGTAGGGAAGCCTCCTAAAAAGCCATGATTTCTTAAGAAATGATCCTTTTAGTTTACTGTAAGTCTGAAattcataatattttatgaaaaataattaagactGCAAACTTCCAGGGCACTGATGTTGTTCAGCTGGAATGCAGACAACAAATGCTACAGagtaattaggaaaaaaaaaaaatggaatttgtaACAAATGAAGCATGTTGCTCTTAATAAACAACAGAAGTGTTGTGCCTAACTGTTAATACTGCCTGATGAAGAGTTCCACAAGAAAATTTCGTTCTCCTTCATGTGCATTATACATGTACCTAATCCGTATATGCTGCTGCATGTATATTTAAGGAACAGCCTACCAAATTTTCCTGCAATCTGTACAGAAATTTTCAGATGCTATGAGTTGtacaaatacagatattttgcattttttgccTCCCTTAAGTGAGCAGCAATCAAATTAGAGATGAAGGGATGTGCTGAAGCATCTAAGCAAGAAAGACCGTCTtctaaaaagaacagaaataaagactGATGAATGAAAGTCAAGCCGCAGATACTGACAGGTAAACGAGCTGATAGTCTAaactagttaaaaaaaacagattatGGCAAGGAGAACAGGCATACTACAGTATCATGAAACACCGGCAGGTAAACAAAAGGATGAATGATATCTCAAGGAAAGAAGAGAACGACTGGAGGAAGATGAGACCAAAATATGGTAAGAAATTGacaatagaaaacaaagaaaaaaaggccaaaaaattcaaatacaaaaaatatttgtagcagaaaaggaaaagggataTATAAAGTTCTTACAGATTATGACCTAAGCAATTTATTgagcaaaacccaaaatatatttgttaataaaaaaagcaaaacagaaacaaacaagcaaaaagaaataatctgtcAGCTAAAAATGGAGTCACAGAAGTTCAATACCGATACAGATTTTCCACTGTgcaaggagaaacaaaaaaaccagcttcTGCCAGGACAGGTGATGAAGAAATCAGAACGTCTGTCTGAATAAACAGCTCCAGAACCAGACAAATTCAAAGGGCTTGGAGCCAAGGGGATTCATCCCAGATCACTGAAGGAAGCAGCTGGTTTtatccaaatgaaaaaaataacatgccTTTTGTAAGCATATTCTTAACTGAGTGtgacatactttttttttgctgtaactGTCTTAAGTACTTTTCACTGGGTAGAGAATGAGGAGGAGGCACAACACACTGAAACAATGAAGAGAACTGCACGAATGTCAAATGGGCCACGATGCTTATCACGTGCAACGTGGGCTCACAAAAAACTAACTTGTGCAAGAGACACATGGCACAGCACTGCTTCAGTCAACATACTCATTTTCCTGGTCTCCTCTGGTGATTTACTGATCTATAAACTGGTGATACTGCTTCACTGCCAATGTTACATTTATTAATGCTTaccattatttgaaaaatgcaaaattctgttCATGTGTCTACCTTTATAAATACAGACTGTACTGGTCTGAAATTCCCCCAGATTTCACAGGCAACTTAGCAACACATGGAAGTAATACCAGGTCCAAAATACAACTGAAGTCAAGGGTATCTGGCTGTTGACTTTGCTGGTCTTATTTATCTAAAGCTGTTAGAACTGACATGATAGCATTAAAAAGGATTGTAACTGGTGTTTGTAAGTGGACTGGAGAGAGGTCAGATTCTGTACTAACTTTGTAACCCAAGAACACTAGCATATGGAAGACAGACACTTATCATTTTTTGCACGTTTACACCTTCCAGATGAGGTTCAGCCATATTACCCAATAAACTGAACCCTGAAATCTCCATCAGGAAACATCAGTTCAGAACAAGAGCTCAGAAACCACCTTTAagttctgcaaagaaaagcagatttggCAAGAATAACCGATTTACCTCGCAGTTACATTCATGCATTTTGCAGGAATCCTTTGGTTTTGACCCAAAACATTGGCTGCTTCTTACCCTACAGTGTCTGTTCTCTGCAGCCACCAAAGTACCTCCCTACCTGCCTAAAGCAACTGCATAAGACATTTCAACTGCTAAGACCAGATCTGGCTCAGCTGCACAGCCTTGCAAAATGTTTGTTACTTGGAAAGTCTTTTTCAGTTTGTTACCTCTACATATACTGGCCCGTTCTCAGCAACGGAGAAGAGTCCTTGGGTGGGAGCAAGGAACAGATCTGTTTTGTACAGCTCCATGTTGAAGGTCACATTGGTGATGTGTGGTTCAGGAGGCCAGAAAATGCCTCTGTCATCCTCTGGCTGGTGCAGCGTGcaattaaactgaaatgaaaaaaacaatacaATAACATCCTGAGTCAGGAGCAGTAGCGGGATGAGGACAAATTTGGAGTGTACAATACAGGCCCACCCACATTACACCTACTTAGTGCAAATCTTCAGCAGGGTCACAAGAAATGGAAGTGAGAAGAAATGtgttaaaaagacaaattaattgCTATacaattaatgtaatttatgtGAAGTGCCTATTACAATAGACATTTCTCTATTGCCAAGGTGCAAACCCCAGAGTAACATACCGCTATTTCAGGCCAGCTGGAGAAAGTAACATCTCCCTCATCAGCATCCCCTGGAAAACCATTATCACCTGATTCCATGTCGTCATCATCAAAACCGCTGCTTTCAGCTGGTGATGACAGTTGAATGACAATCTGTACAAAAGGTTGCAAATGCATAAAATTAGGTGATAACTGAGCACTCTCTCTTCATGGCTTTagtttcttctctcttcagaACAATGTGAGGACAAAAGAAGTGCACCAGCTAAGCAGATGGTGAAAGCACATCTTAAACAGCCTTGTGCTGAGCATGTAAGATAGGCAAGTTATATTTAGAGAACACCCCttaagtttttttccagaattcagAGCCAGCAAAGACACCAGTCTGGGTGCTGGTGTCTGAAAGAGCAGCCTAGCATTTCCATTCTATTTCTGGTATTTCTATAaccaacactgaaaaaagaaatgcctttctaaactgatttttttgcaaCTTACAGTTTCCCTTAATGCATTCATGGAAAATCACTGAAAGTGTTTAGGGTCATTAAAGgattttctcttctgtcattTGCATAATGTTTTCAGACATGTACACCCAAAAGCATCATGTtcctttcttcatcttttccttccttgtttttctctgaatttctgctgGATTTCATCCCCgccttttcccccctcctttgCACACTTCACCATTTCTTCCCCTGaaaaatcctggttttgttttccagtgttcTGTACTCTGCTTCTGTatgccctgcagctcctcagctaGTCCCCTCCCTTCCAGgactttgtctttgtttttctggacaCACAGCAACTGCTAAGAAGTGATAGAGACATTCTCTGAGGCTCCACTGcatggtgtttattttttaggaGAAATGCTCCAAAATTCCAAAAGATACCATACATGACTTGGAGTTAAGGATGTAGCCAAGattattaaaagacaaaatggaGAAACGAGGAAAATATCCATTTTAGTTTGGGCCATAATAGAATACAGGGACAGTGACAGTATTTAACTGCAGACACGTGCTATTCTGTAGTTTGGAGATGTTTCTATCCACAGTCCTGGTTTGGGACTGTTTCTGAATTAGAGTTAGGTGCTACAGAATTGCCAGTACAGAACAGTTTTAGCCAGGCAAGGTCAGATCAGATTGCCTTAGCTGTGTTTGGGTTGGACCAAAGGCTTTCCATCATTTGCCAAGGTTACTTCTACATACTGGAAAGCTCAGCAAGAAAAACGTGTTATTAATTTCCAACCCAGATTAGCTGCGCTGTACTCAAGCTCATAAACTAAGCCAGTCTGGAAGCAGTCACTCAGAACCTAACTGGGCTCCTTAGCATCATCACTCATATGCAAGTACTCAAGAGTCCCTTCATCACGTACATCAACTGATAGCAAATAGAAATCCAATTATAAGAGAAGCATGCACAGATAATGTCTTTTCCACACATTTTGAAAGCCTTTTACACACgtaattttggaagaaaagaattcacttaaaataattcagcataTGAATtaactggttttgctttgtgcaATCACAAAACTTCATTCCTATTCCTCCTTACAGCTATGTAGTGCTTCTTATGTATGGGTACATCAAAGCTACTAAGGAAAGCTGGTGCAACTTCTCTGAGACTGGTACTTGATGGTCCCGAAAGTGCAGTCATACAGTTTTGTAAAAGTACTTAACTCcatctcctcctttttccttggGGATACTATCTGACCACAGAAGCACACTGCATGTGCAGTCTTCATACCTCCTTGAATACAGGGACTGTGGCTGCAACTAGGTTTGAGCTCGACAGGAAAAGATCAGGACGCCTCCTTTTTGCTAAGACGAAAGCTAACTACAATGGCTTCCTTGTACCACTATGATGCGCAGTGCAGAAAGCAGCTCCTCTTCGtaaaatactcacagagttaaaataaacaatctTGTTCAAGATATATGCTGTCCGAGTCCCACATTTGTTCAGCAAAGACTCCAAAATGAAATGGGTACCATTCATCCTGGCTTTGCAAGAGTGATCCAGCAGCGAGAGTTCTGTCCTTGTGTAGCCGCTGGCCTGAAACAAAGGCACTTTGTAAGTGGCTGAAACACAATTGTTAGGCTCTTGCTTAAAGTGCTGCTCAGAATACTGCTCGTGGCTgctgggaggaagaagggaagttCATTGTACTGACATCCAGGGAAGGTCACTCTCAAAATGATGTTATACGCAACAGGGAATAAATGTAACatggaacaaagaaaacaacaggtTCATTATTACTCTGCTGATTGATAATGCTGACTCTGTTTGGTCTGAAATGAGCTAAAAATGCTGTCTGTATCAGGCTCTTTTCCAGCAAATGGACACAAGCAACCTGTCAGCTGGTAGATGGTAAAGACAGATCTATTCAGGTCTCTCACAGATATCAAAACCAGCCTCTTTGTACtctggagattaaaaaaaatcagactgatGGCTGAGTACAGTAATTTTTTGACAGAACCAACCCTGGATAGCTTTAATCAGAAATCCCTCTACAAACTACTGGATTGTTGGGAAGAAGAAACACGGCCCTGAATTACAGCAAAGAATATCTACAGTATCATTTCCTTACCAAACTATTTTTTAGGGGGTTGGGTGGTGATGGCAGTGTATCTTAGAATGTTTATTATTTaatcaaaatacaaatgttCTGCCCAGAAAAGCCTGCCCAAATTTGAGAATAAGAGATCACACCAACCTGCAGAGAGTCTTTTTCTACAGCTACTGTCATGACTTTGTCATCACAGTTTATTGACAGGGCCACATCAGCACTGCCCTGAACCTCTTCAGGTTCTTTATGTTTTGAGAGGGAATGCTCAAAATCATGATTTATTAAAGTATCCACTGAATCCCTGGATGGGAAGATTCCTTCTCCCACTGTGTCATGTCTTCCTCTGTtaatgtgaaaaggaaaagtcaGTCCATCACTTAATGCAGGATTCTTtggggcaggcagtgggttAGCACCCAGCAATTCTGTCAGCTCTGGAGGAAGGGAATGGTCTTCTTCATCGTTCAtctcttctaaaaaaaaaaaaaaaaaaaaaaaaaaaaaacacattaggAGATTAGATATTTTCCTAGAAGTATGCAGAACTAGtaattttcatacaaaaaaaaggtattatCCAGAAAGGAAGCTTCTGAAGGACAtccaaagcagcatttttataCTTTCCATGTAATTAGCCACAATTCCCCCACTAAGGGTTTAGTTGTTACTGAGGCATCTATCTTTTTATATTTAGTCCCTGTCAGAAATGTACCTCActaagaactgaaaataaactttgaagAGAGGGCCTATTATATGCAAAAGGCAACCACAGAGATAAAAGAAACATAACATTTGGCAAATACACTATTTTAGTGCAGTTGAAATAGGCTAAGTGTAACTAATTGGGTGAAATTCTTCCATTACCTGCCTCATCACAAATTCAGTCACTCCACTGTTGTGGAACTACTTACACAACCAGAGTGAAGTTAAACAAGAGTTAACTTTATACCGAGTAAATGAGAACATTAACTATCTCCTGGCTTATATGCATGGCTGCTTGGGACAGAAATCTCAACATCTGGCCCACGCAGGTGTAATCCATGAGTGGAAGTGATAAAATTAACGTGAACATAAGCTTTATCAAAACagttaaacagtatttttagtgGTTGAAATTCAGAATTAGTGAAAAAGCATATGCAGCTCCAGTAGCTTCAATGGACCCAGATATCTTTACATCAACAATAACTTTgactaaatgcatttttttaacagctgtatttattctgtttgcCCAGACTTTTTTTGGTAAGCCAGTTTTGTCTGTAAacaatttaaaagtttatttgtcTCAAGGAAACATTATGCTcattttttttgagggaaaaaaaaaaaaaaatccaagctgGGTTTATTAACTAACAAGATATCGAGTTGCTGAAGTCCACTCCAGTGAACACTGAATATGGTCAGCTGTAACTGCTTGTGAGTTGGATAAACTATAACCATTTAATCCCACcaacattttttcaggaaataacaATTTGTCTAGACTTCCTTCATCAAAAAGCcacagaggtgtttttttttccagccagcaTTCATAGATATTAccagcatttctgtttatgAGCCACGAAAGTAGTCTAATCCCCAacaaaaaagcttcaaaacTGAGAAGGCACCTTTCAAATCATCATATTTCTGGAAATAcaagatatattttttctatatgcTAAAAGTCCATCTCCAAGCTTACCTGTATCTTCAAGTTGAAGATGAAATCTGTTAGCAACAGGGGCTTTTGTGTAGGAAGTAACTGGACTATAGTTATGCTCATAAGCCCACTTGATCAAACTCTCATGTGATGAGGGAATATCAGGTATTACTGATTTACTCATGGTCATGGATCgttctgtttcctttccaaaaCCAATACTGTTTGAtgtctgcaaagaaaaacttgGTTTATAATTTACCATTTAAGGATACTTTAAATGGAATAGTGGCACTGAtgttttttaatctattttacTCTATTAAATAACAGCGAACCGAGAACACCTGGGAAATAAACCAAACTCTGTCATCTTAGGCACAGAACTGCTGCGCACACGGAGAAAAGccccccttcttcccagccctgcctgaagTACAATAAATCAAGGTAGTCAGAAGCTGTTAATCCCTAAACGAGACAAAGACATGTTTACAGCCATTTGTATAACaacatgttttcttcaaaactgagTTGAAATTACTTCAGTGGTGAGGTGAACTCAGGATgccaaatgatttttttcagatgtctccttcatttttttgaTTAGAGCATTATTTAGGCTACATATCGGAAAACCTTTGTTTAAATGATCATTactgaaaaaggcaaaacatcGCATGCTCATGATGTAGAGCTGATACCAGCTAATGCTTTAAAGTCAGCTAGCACCAAGGATAGCCTGTGCCTCTCTGAATGAACTTCGTACTAGAAATGTTATGTGCCTCCTGCAAAATGTTAAGTATGTTCAACAGGACTGAGTTAAATGCTTAATAGAGCTGTAAAGTGAAAGCATGCATGTTTTATGCAAGCCCAAACTACTTAAAAGACAACATACACTTTCTgcacataaataaaatttaacaatATAAGTTTTATGCAAATATATCAATACAGCAAACTCATAAATGCACTTGCCAACCTCttagttttattattaatataataatataatattaatataataaaatcaataaattaaaacaaatatataaataataaataatggcTCATCAAAGTTGACCATGGAATACAGACGAGTCAcatagcttttgctttactggaaatgttttgcaaaattccagatttttttgtCCAAAAGGGCAAGTCGAAAGCATATAAGACACATCTCTAGCTGTTAGAGGGGCAGttagaaaatagaaatagaaaaatattcattcatTGGTATTACACTTTAACTTGCTTTTAAGTGCTTGGCATCTTAAACTTAAACATATATTCACACAAAGCCAAAtacacatatttattttcacattcacCACATTAGTATTATCACTACAGCAATTACATCAATGACTACAGAACAAGTTGAATATACACACAGCAGGGAAGGCATGACGacacatttttcagtgatttctgcAATGTGATTATGCTTTCTATATGCAG contains:
- the TGFBR3 gene encoding transforming growth factor beta receptor type 3 isoform X3, yielding MSSSCVTSVFALMILCFAAAGPVPRSECVLSPVNNSHPVHALLESFTVLSGCASRGTTGLPQEVHVLNLRNPEEGLGHHEREVTLHLNPISSVHIHQKPLVFVLNSPLPLVWKLKTERLAPGIRRVFFVSLGSVVQFEKGNFSLSAETEEKLFPEKNEHLLQWAQKEYGAVTSFTELKISRNIYIKVGEDQVFPPLCNIEKNFLSLNYLAGYLQPKTAEGCLMSNLVQEREVHIIELITPNSNPYSAFQVDIIVDIKPSQPGAKLVRDVVLILKCKKSVNWVIKSHDVQGRLEVITSNSIGFGKETERSMTMSKSVIPDIPSSHESLIKWAYEHNYSPVTSYTKAPVANRFHLQLEDTEEMNDEEDHSLPPELTELLGANPLPAPKNPALSDGLTFPFHINRGRHDTVGEGIFPSRDSVDTLINHDFEHSLSKHKEPEEVQGSADVALSINCDDKVMTVAVEKDSLQASGYTRTELSLLDHSCKARMNGTHFILESLLNKCGTRTAYILNKIVYFNSIVIQLSSPAESSGFDDDDMESGDNGFPGDADEGDVTFSSWPEIAFNCTLHQPEDDRGIFWPPEPHITNVTFNMELYKTDLFLAPTQGLFSVAENGPVYVEVSVTKADRSLGFAIQTCFVSPFSNPDRMSDYTIIENICPKDESVKFYSIEKVNFPIPYAQKDKKRFSFVFKPMFNISLLFLHCELTLCTNKDKDTQGLPKCISPDEACTSLNVDMILAMMHNKKTFTKPLVVVTHEGKAEAVFYGLDTLTVVGIAFAAFVIGALLTGALWFIYSRTGETAGRQQVPTSPPASENSSAAHSIGSTQSTPCSSSSAT
- the TGFBR3 gene encoding transforming growth factor beta receptor type 3 isoform X1, producing MSSSCVTSVFALMILCFAAAGPVPRSECVLSPVNNSHPVHALLESFTVLSGCASRGTTGLPQEVHVLNLRNPEEGLGHHEREVTLHLNPISSVHIHQKPLVFVLNSPLPLVWKLKTERLAPGIRRVFFVSLGSVVQFEKGNFSLSAETEEKLFPEKNEHLLQWAQKEYGAVTSFTELKISRNIYIKVGEDQVFPPLCNIEKNFLSLNYLAGYLQPKTAEGCLMSNLVQEREVHIIELITPNSNPYSAFQVDIIVDIKPSQPGAKLVRDVVLILKCKKSVNWVIKSHDVQGRLEVITSNSIGFGKETERSMTMSKSVIPDIPSSHESLIKWAYEHNYSPVTSYTKAPVANRFHLQLEDTEEMNDEEDHSLPPELTELLGANPLPAPKNPALSDGLTFPFHINRGRHDTVGEGIFPSRDSVDTLINHDFEHSLSKHKEPEEVQGSADVALSINCDDKVMTVAVEKDSLQASGYTRTELSLLDHSCKARMNGTHFILESLLNKCGTRTAYILNKIVYFNSIVIQLSSPAESSGFDDDDMESGDNGFPGDADEGDVTFSSWPEIAFNCTLHQPEDDRGIFWPPEPHITNVTFNMELYKTDLFLAPTQGLFSVAENGPVYVEVSVTKADRSLGFAIQTCFVSPFSNPDRMSDYTIIENICPKDESVKFYSIEKVNFPIPYAQKDKKRFSFVFKPMFNISLLFLHCELTLCTNKDKDTQGLPKCISPDEACTSLNVDMILAMMHNKKTFTKPLVVVTHEGKAEDPSFPKPNVRQQPVFYGLDTLTVVGIAFAAFVIGALLTGALWFIYSRTGETAGRQQVPTSPPASENSSAAHSIGSTQSTPCSSSSAT
- the TGFBR3 gene encoding transforming growth factor beta receptor type 3 isoform X2, yielding MSSSCVTSVFALMILCFAAAGPVPRSECVLSPVNNSHPVHALLESFTVLSGCASRGTTGLPQEVHVLNLRNPEEGLGHHEREVTLHLNPISSVHIHQKPLVFVLNSPLPLVWKLKTERLAPGIRRVFFVSLGSVVQFEKGNFSLSAETEEKLFPEKNEHLLQWAQKEYGAVTSFTELKISRNIYIKVGEDQVFPPLCNIEKNFLSLNYLAGYLQPKTAEGCLMSNLVQEREVHIIELITPNSNPYSAFQVDIIVDIKPSQPGAKLVRDVVLILKCKKSVNWVIKSHDVQGRLEVITSNSIGFGKETERSMTMSKSVIPDIPSSHESLIKWAYEHNYSPVTSYTKAPVANRFHLQLEDTEEMNDEEDHSLPPELTELLGANPLPAPKNPALSDGLTFPFHINRGRHDTVGEGIFPSRDSVDTLINHDFEHSLSKHKEPEEVQGSADVALSINCDDKVMTVAVEKDSLQASGYTRTELSLLDHSCKARMNGTHFILESLLNKCGTRTAYILNKIVYFNSIVIQLSSPAESSGFDDDDMESGDNGFPGDADEGDVTFSSWPEIAFNCTLHQPEDDRGIFWPPEPHITNVTFNMELYKTDLFLAPTQGLFSVAENGPVYVEVSVTKADRSLGFAIQTCFVSPFSNPDRMSDYTIIENICPKDESVKFYSIEKVNFPIPYAQKDKKRFSFVFKPMFNISLLFLHCELTLCTNKDKDTQGLPKCISPDEACTSLNVDMILAMMHNKKTFTKPLVVVTHEGKAEDPSFPKPNVRQQPVFYGLDTLTVVGIAFAAFVIGALLTGALWFIYSRTASDLGCLWIMGYLKIFTAYWTPSYFHF